GTCCCTTTGGTTGTTGATGATGCTGTTCAATCTTTCCAAAAGACGAAGGAGGCCGTTGCTCTTTTGAAGGAGATCAAGGCTTATCGTGATGTTATTAAAGTCGCCAACTCTCGTAAGCTCCGTGCTGGAAAGGGTAAGCTTCGTAACCGTCGTCATGTTCAACGTCGTGGTCCTCTTGTTGTTTTCAACGAAGATACTGGTATTGTAAAGGCTTTCCGTAACATCCCTGGCGTCGAAATTGTCAACGTTCGTCGCTTGAACTTACTCCAACTTGCTCCTGGTGGGCATTTGGGTCGTTTTGTTATCTGGACCAAATCTGCTTTCGGACTTCTTGACAGTGTCTTTGGAAGTACCACCGAAGTTGCTCAGCTCAAGAAAAACTATTTCCTCCCCGAGAACATCATTTCAAATGCTGACGTTACTCGTCTTATCAACTCGGACGAAATCCAAAGCATTGTTAAGGCTGCTGGTCCTTCTAGAGTTAAGCGTGCACATGTCCAGAAGAAGAATCCTCTGAAGAACAAGGCTGTTTTGTCCCGTCTTAACCCATATGCTAAA
This region of Schizosaccharomyces pombe strain 972h- genome assembly, chromosome: II genomic DNA includes:
- the rpl401 gene encoding 60S ribosomal protein uL4, which produces MAAARPTVSIYNKDGSVSSETLALPFVFKAPIRPDLVRSVHTAVAKNKRQPYAVSEKAGHQTSAESWGTGRALARIPRVGGGGTHRSGQAAFGNMCRSGRMFAPTKTWRKWHVKVNQNEKRYAIASAVAASGVPSLLLARGHRIEEIPEVPLVVDDAVQSFQKTKEAVALLKEIKAYRDVIKVANSRKLRAGKGKLRNRRHVQRRGPLVVFNEDTGIVKAFRNIPGVEIVNVRRLNLLQLAPGGHLGRFVIWTKSAFGLLDSVFGSTTEVAQLKKNYFLPENIISNADVTRLINSDEIQSIVKAAGPSRVKRAHVQKKNPLKNKAVLSRLNPYAKAYKANVKINSEKTPKAAGEKFLSVLHEN